In Leopardus geoffroyi isolate Oge1 chromosome B4, O.geoffroyi_Oge1_pat1.0, whole genome shotgun sequence, the DNA window TCCCCAGCTTCGGGCTCAGAGGAGGCGCCGGCAGGCTCAGGGGCCACGGGAGGCGCCTGGCCCGTGGCAGCCGTGACGTCGGGAGGCACCCTCTTGCTGGTGGCCGCCACCTCGGGAGGGATGGACAGGTCGAGCACCTCTGGCTCACGCCAGTCGGGAGCAGATGGGCTCATGGTCTCAGGGAGCAGCTTGGGGGGCGCGTCATCGGGGTCGGAGGAGGACTGCGGTGCCGGTGAGGGGCAGCCAGAGGAGCTGGAGCTGCGGGCGTCATagggggcggcgggggccgcCAGCAGCAGCCCGGGGCCCGGGGAGGCGGCAGGGTCGGCCTTGCCCGCTGGCGGGGGAGGCGGAGGGCCGGGCGGGGGCTTATTGTACAGCGCGAACGTGCCGAACTTCATGTGGCGGATCTGGGTGCGCAGGATGCTCTCGCTGAATTTCTTGCTCTTGCCAATGACGCGGTTCCTGGAGGGGACTTTGGGGCGAGCGAGggctcctgccccctgcccggtGCCCGCTCCACCCGTGCCCTTGTCGATCACCTTCAGGTTCAGGATGATGCGGTTTCGCTTGGGCTCCCGAGGCTTCACCTTGCGATTGATGATGCGCACCGTCTCAGAgaaaggggagatgggtgggcGCAGGCCAGGGCTGCCTCCCTGGGGGTccgggcggggcagggggcggcgGGACATGCGGTGGCAGCGACGGATGTCCTTCTTGAGCCGGTGCACGGCCGCGCTGGAGTGCAGCTTGGGCGAGGAGGCGCTGGCACTTGGCTTGACAGAGAAATGCACGTCACTGATGCGGAGGGCCTCAGCCTGGGCTCGCGCCTGTGGGACAGAGGGAAGGGCTGAGCGGGGGCTCGGCTTCCTACTGACCTCCTCCGGGTGCTCCTGCGCCAGCCACCCACGAGCACAGTCCTGTTACGCTACCCTGCGAGCCCTTCAGAGAATCAGCTGTGCTCCCGACCCCGGCTTAGAGATAAAAGGAAGCCCATTCGGACAGGTGAAGCAAAGTGCACGAGGCCTGAAAGCAGGTCGCACCCCCGTCGGGGCCTGACACGGCTTGGCGGTGGGGCCCTGGGACAGATAGGGTGGGGGCTGCCCTTGCTGACACAGAGGCGTGTCCTCGATCAGGACACGACCTGGAAAGCACACCCTTTGCTCAGAAGCCCCGGACCAACTCTGCTCGGTGAAGGATCCCAGCCTAGCCTGGCACCCCTCCGCAGACCGACACTCGGGGACAGAAAGAAGGGGGAGGCTCCTCCCTGCTTCATTCCACACCCCAACGCCACTGACCTACTCGCAGGGTCCCAAATGCTCTGTGCCCTG includes these proteins:
- the CBX6 gene encoding chromobox protein homolog 6 isoform X1, with product MELSAVGERVFAAESIIKRRIRKGRIEYLVKWKGWAIKYSTWEPEENILDSRLIAAFEQKERERELYGPKKRGPKPKTFLLKARAQAEALRISDVHFSVKPSASASSPKLHSSAAVHRLKKDIRRCHRMSRRPLPRPDPQGGSPGLRPPISPFSETVRIINRKVKPREPKRNRIILNLKVIDKGTGGAGTGQGAGALARPKVPSRNRVIGKSKKFSESILRTQIRHMKFGTFALYNKPPPGPPPPPPAGKADPAASPGPGLLLAAPAAPYDARSSSSSGCPSPAPQSSSDPDDAPPKLLPETMSPSAPDWREPEVLDLSIPPEVAATSKRVPPDVTAATGQAPPVAPEPAGASSEPEAGDWRPEMSPCSNVVVTDVTSNLLTVTIKEFCNPEDFEKVATGVAGATGGGGGSGVSK
- the CBX6 gene encoding chromobox protein homolog 6 isoform X2, giving the protein MELSAVGERVFAAESIIKRRIRKGRIEYLVKWKGWAIKYSTWEPEENILDSRLIAAFEQKERERELYGPKKRGPKPKTFLLKARAQAEALRISDVHFSVKPSASASSPKLHSSAAVHRLKKDIRRCHRMSRRPLPRPDPQGGSPGLRPPISPFSETVRIINRKVKPREPKRNRIILNLKVIDKGTGGAGTGQGAGALARPKVPSRNRVIGKSKKFSESILRTQIRHMKFGTFALYNKPPPGPPPPPPAGKADPAASPGPGLLLAAPAAPYDARSSSSSGCPSPAPQSSSDPDDAPPKLLPETMSPSAPDWREPEVLDLSIPPEVAATSKRVPPDVTAATGQAPPVAPEPAGASSEPEAGDWRPEMSPCSNVVVTDVTSNLLTVTIKEFCNPEDFEKIQKGGWG